DNA from Streptomyces luteogriseus:
ATGGGATGCCACCAGCACGCAAGGACTGGAGGAGGCCGGACAGGTCATCCGGCAGGCCACCGAGAATTTCATGATGGGCCGCACCCAGGGCATCCGGGGATCGCGGGCGGTGTTCTCCACGGGGGCGGAAGCGGTCAACGAGGACACCATCAAGGCCGCAGGCCTCACCCCGGTCGATCCGTCGAAGTACCAGTTGATCCCCGTGGCCCGCGATGCGGGAATCAAGGAGTGGGTCGTCGAATGCGGGCACACCTATCGGACCGGTGGGGCGTTCTACGAGCTCAGCAAATCGGAGAAGGTTCAGGCGCAAAAGCAGATCGCGGTGCTGGAAAAGAAGACGGACCGCGTCTATACGGGACCCGAAGCCCGATCCCTGCTCGGTCTGCCTGACACGGAAGTCCGCGTCAAGCCGGACCACAACGACCACTTCACCATTTTCGTGCAGAGCACCAGCGTGAACCGGAAACTCGTACCGAACACGCGACTGCTGCTCATGCTCTGACCATTCATGACGCAGACGGGGCGCCGAAGGCCTCGCCGCCCCGTCGTCCCGTCGTCCCGTCGTCCCGTCGTCCCGTCACGAATCGGTTCCACGGAACCGCCGACGAGTCACATCCCCTACCGCACGACCGGCGAAAGGCCGAGTTCACGCTCGCCGAGCGGGATGAAGAAGCGCTCGACGTCGGCGTCGGTGACCTCGCCCAGGGTCCTCGGCGACCAGCGCGGCCTACGGTCCTTGTCGACGACCTGGGCGCGAATTCCCTCTACGAGGTCGGGTGTTCCCAGTGCGGCGCAGGACACGCGGTACTCCTGGTTCAGGACCAGTTCCAGTGTGCCGAGCTTCCGAGCGCGGCGCACAGAGGCGAGGGTGACCTTCAGGGCGGTGGGTGACTTGGCGAGGAGGGTCTCCGCGGCCTCCTTCGCGGCGGGGTCGTCGTGCGCGAGCAGCCGGCGCACGATCTCTTCGACGGTGTCGGCGGCACAGCATGCGTCGATCCAGTCGCGCCGGCCGGCCAGGACGCCGGCCGGAGGTGTCCGCACGTAGCCGGCCAGAGCCTCCCCTACGGGCAACTCGGCAAGGGCGTCGAGGAGATCCGGCAGTGAGGCCGTCGGCACGTAGTGGTCGGCGAGCCCGCACAGCAGCGCGTCGGCGGCGCCGACCTGAGCCCCCGTCAGGGCCAGGTGGGTGCCCAGCTCCCCCGGGGCCGCGGCGAGCAGGTGGGTGCCGCCCACGTCCGGCACGAAGCCGATACCGGTCTCCGGCATGGCGACCCGGGACCGCTCGGTGACGACACGGACGCTGCCGTGGGCCGAGACACCGACGCCGCCGCCCATCACGATGCCGTCCATCACGGCGACGTACGGCTTGGGACAGCGGGCGATGCGGGCGTTGAGGCGGTATTCGTCGCGCCAGAACGCGGCAGAGGCCATGCCGTCACCGTCCCGGGCGTCGTCGTGGATGGCGCGGATGTCACCACCGGCACACAGGCCCCGCTCCCCCGCGCCGGTGATGACGACGGTCTCCACGGCCGGGTCCCGCTCCCAGTCGTCCAGCGCCTCGTCGATGCGGCGGACCATGGTGTGGGTGAGCGCGTTGAGGGCCCGCGGCCGGTTGAGCGTGATGCGGGCGGCGCGCCCCTGGGTGTGGAAGAGGACGGGTTCGCGGTCTTCGGGTCGGCTCACCGGAGCTCCTCCCCCAGGCTCGGCAGTGGTTCACGGGTGGGGCGGAGGACCATGAGCGCGTCCTCCAAGGCCGCCGGCATGGCGAAGGGGAACCGGTCGAGCTCGAGACAGAGTGCGACGTCATCGGGGTGGGCTCCTCGACGTACCCCCTGCGTCAGCTCGGCGGCGGCACGTGACTCTCCCGCGCGGCGGAGGAACTCGGCCGCGTCCGTCCGGGACTCGGTGGTTCTCCGTGCGATGTACTCGGCGCACGCCAGATCCTCGTCGGCCCGCCCGCCCTCGCCCGTGACCACGAACGTGACACTGCCGTCCGCGCGTGCCCGCAGCAGCCGAGCCGTCGCCTCCGCCACCACGAAGCCGGCGCACAGCACGAGCGACGCCCCCTTGACCGCCAGGGCGCCGACCGTCCCTGCCGTGGTCTTCTGCACGACGGTCCGTCCGGTGAGGTCGAGCGACCGCAGCATGCCCGGCGAGTTGACCGTGTCGAAACCGGACGCGGGCGGACCGTCCTTGAGTGCCACCCAGTCAGGGTGGCGAGCCTTGAGGGCGAGGGCTTCGTCCAGCGACTCGGCGAGAACGATCTTTTCCGCGCCCTGGCCGAAGGCCCAGGCAGCCACCGTGAAAGCACGCATGACGTCGATCACGACCGCCACGGAAGGGGTCTCGGTCAGCTCGGTGATGCCGAGGAAGCGAGCGTCCATCCAGCCATGATCGCGCATGCGCCGGACGACGCACCCAGGCAGTGATGCGCATCACCTCGGCCGTCGTCGGTGGTCCTTTGCGTCATCGCCGGTGATCCTTCGTGGTGGGCCGGGCGCCGTTCGGCGGGCGGCGCGTGTGCGCTACATTTTGCCTCTCTTTGACCGCGATCACTCATGATCTCTACGCTTCGGAGTTGGCAATCCATGAGCGACATCGTCAACGGACTCGGGCGGGCCACTGCATACGGCGGTCTGGGCCTGGTTCTGTTGGTCCTCGGCATCGTCCTGGTCGATGTGCTGACGCCCGGAAAGCTCGGTCGGCAGATCTGGGAACAGCGCAATCGCAATGCCGCCACGGTCCTCAGCTCCGCGCTGCTCGGCATCGGCGGCATCGTGTTCACGTCCATATGGACGACGTACGAGGACTTCGGCAAGGGGCTGGTCTCGACAGCGGCGTTCGGGCTGCTGGGCCTGGTGATGATGGCGGTGGCGTTCCTGGTGGTGGACCTGGTCACGCCCGGGCGTCTGGGTGCGACGCTGGTCGAGGAGGAGCCTCATCCTGCGGTCTGGGTGACGGCCTCCTGCAACCTCGCGGTGTCCGCCATCATTTCGGCGTCCATCGCCTGACCGGCCGACAGGCCCTGCGCGCCCTTCCGGCCTCGGCGCTGTCGGCACCGTCGTAGAAGCAACTCTCGCCACCCAGTGAACGCACAGCCACCGTCCTTCCTCTTGCATGGCGGAGCCCCCCAACTGAGAGGAACGTGCTGTGCGTTCACGTAGACGTATGCGCTCGCGTCTGTACCCGGCCGGGTCGGTGGTCCTGGCCATGGCCGCCGCAGGATCGGTGCTGGCCGGGCCGGCCGGCTCCGCCTTCGCCGCCGAGGCCGGCGGGCGCGCGGATCTGCGGGCGGATGTCAACCGCGACGGACGGGTCGATGTCACCGGTGGCAGCGACAGCGACGGCGAGGACGGCTGGTCCGTCGAGCGCGGGGCCGTGTATCTGCCCAACCTCGATGACG
Protein-coding regions in this window:
- a CDS encoding enoyl-CoA hydratase/isomerase family protein, which translates into the protein MSRPEDREPVLFHTQGRAARITLNRPRALNALTHTMVRRIDEALDDWERDPAVETVVITGAGERGLCAGGDIRAIHDDARDGDGMASAAFWRDEYRLNARIARCPKPYVAVMDGIVMGGGVGVSAHGSVRVVTERSRVAMPETGIGFVPDVGGTHLLAAAPGELGTHLALTGAQVGAADALLCGLADHYVPTASLPDLLDALAELPVGEALAGYVRTPPAGVLAGRRDWIDACCAADTVEEIVRRLLAHDDPAAKEAAETLLAKSPTALKVTLASVRRARKLGTLELVLNQEYRVSCAALGTPDLVEGIRAQVVDKDRRPRWSPRTLGEVTDADVERFFIPLGERELGLSPVVR
- a CDS encoding 2-phosphosulfolactate phosphatase; translation: MDARFLGITELTETPSVAVVIDVMRAFTVAAWAFGQGAEKIVLAESLDEALALKARHPDWVALKDGPPASGFDTVNSPGMLRSLDLTGRTVVQKTTAGTVGALAVKGASLVLCAGFVVAEATARLLRARADGSVTFVVTGEGGRADEDLACAEYIARRTTESRTDAAEFLRRAGESRAAAELTQGVRRGAHPDDVALCLELDRFPFAMPAALEDALMVLRPTREPLPSLGEELR
- a CDS encoding DUF350 domain-containing protein, translating into MSDIVNGLGRATAYGGLGLVLLVLGIVLVDVLTPGKLGRQIWEQRNRNAATVLSSALLGIGGIVFTSIWTTYEDFGKGLVSTAAFGLLGLVMMAVAFLVVDLVTPGRLGATLVEEEPHPAVWVTASCNLAVSAIISASIA